Proteins from one Homalodisca vitripennis isolate AUS2020 chromosome 3, UT_GWSS_2.1, whole genome shotgun sequence genomic window:
- the LOC124358726 gene encoding uncharacterized protein LOC124358726 — protein sequence MTKNSFDELLRIIGPSITYKNTKWRLSIPPEERLSVTLRYLATGNSFISLHFEYLLGASTIGHIIKDTCSKLWTCLQPIHMPTKSEEDWKEIAKQFYLRTNFPNCIGAIDGKHIRIQKPNHSGSLFYNYKNYFSIVLLAVVDADYCFTAIDVGSYGSNSDSNILKKLRTRCKVD from the exons ATGACgaaaaatagttttgatgaacttttgagaataattggtccatcaattacatataaaaacacaaaatggagATTGTCTATACCACCAGAAGAACGTCTATCAGTGACTTTGAG gtaccTTGCCACTGGGAACAGCTTCATTTCGTtacactttgaatatttattgggTGCCAGCACAATTGGTCACATCATTAAAGATACTTGCTCAAAATTGTGGACATGTTTACAACCAATACACATGCCTACCAAATCAGAGGAAGATTGGAAGGAGAtagcaaaacaattttacttgcGAACGAACTTCCCAAATTGCATTGGTGCCATTGACGGCAAACATATAAGAATTCAGAAGCCAAATCACTCTGGAtctcttttttacaattataaaaattacttttcgatTGTGTTACTTGCTGTAGTAGACGCAGACTATTGTTTTACAGCAATCGATGTAGGATCTTACGGTAGTAACAGTGattcaaatattctgaaaaaactCCGCACTAGGTGCAAAGTTGATTGA